DNA from Vitis vinifera cultivar Pinot Noir 40024 chromosome 19, ASM3070453v1:
AATGACACTTCACCTCATACCACCTCCCACACAACCACCAGATCTTCTAGAGTATCCCAACCACCCAAATATCTCTCTGATTATCACTGTTATTTAGCTTCTTCTACTCGTCATTTCGATATATCCAACTCCACTCCTTACCCCTTATTCGATGTCATCTCCTACAATAAACTTTCCCCTTCTTTTCGTGcattttctatttccatttCCACCATCATAGAACCCAAAACAACATATGCTGAGGCAGTCGTTGTACCCGAGTGGCAGCATGCTATGTGAGCTGAACTGCAAGCTTTAGAGTCCAATAATACCTGGTCTTTGTGCACTCTACCCCCTGGAAAAACAACAGTTGGTTGCAAATGGCTTTATCGTGTTAAATATCATGCTAATGGTTTTATTGAAAGGTACAAAGCACGACTTGTTGCCAAAGGGTTCACACAGCAAGAaggtgttgattttttttatactttttcacCTATTGCCAAGATGGTTACTGTCAAGGTATTACTCTCTCTTGCTTCTATTTACAATTGGCATTTGACTCACCTTGATGTCAATAATGCATTTTTGCACGGTGATCTATCTGAAGAAGTTTTCATGCATCTTCCTCCTGGTTATCACCGTGAGGGGGAGCCTTTATTACCTTCCAACACAATTTGTAAGTTACACAAATCCATCTATGGCTTGAGACAAGCATTTAGGCAGTGGTTTGAAAAATTCTCTAGTGTTCTAATCTCTAAAGGCTTTCAGCAATCTCATTCAGATTATTCTCTATTTATCAAGACAGCAGGAAATGATTTTATTGCTTTGttagtgtatgttgatgacataataGTTGCTAGTAACAACAAGATTGCTGCTGATAATTTGAAGAATTCTCTCAACAAAAGCTTTAAATGAAAGGATCTAGGAAATCTCAAGTATTTTCTTGGACTTGAAGTAGCTAAATCAGCTAAAGGGATCCTGGTAAACCAGAGAAAATATGCTCTGGAACTCCTATCTGAAACAGGCTACTTAGGTTGCAAACGTGCCAAAACTCCAACGCAACCAAATATGCAACTTTCTCAAGATGATGGAGAGCTGCTAACAGATCCCAGCATGTAAAGAAGGCTCATAGGGAAGCTTATATACCTTACTATCACCAGGCCAGACCTAACTTACTCGGTGAACAAGTTGAGCCAATTCCTAAGTCAACCGAGGAGACCACATTTGCAAgtagtctacaggattcttcaATATATCAAAGGATCACCAGGCAAAGGTATTTTCTTCTCAACTTCCTCATCTCTTCAATTAAAGGCCTTCTCAGATTCTGATTAGGTAGCATGCCCAGATTCTAGAAAATCAATCACTGGATTTTGTATATTTCTTGGAGATTCTTTGATATCATGGAAATCAAAAAAGCAAAGGACAGTTTCAAGATCCTCAGCTGAAGCAGAGTATCGAGCAATGGCTCATGTGACTTGTGAGCTAACATGGTTGATTGCCTTACTCAAGGACTTAGGAGTTTCACACACACAACCTGCTTTGTTGTACTGTGACAACCAAGCTGCTCTACACATTGTTGCAAACCCGGTCTTCCATGAGCGTACTAAACACATAGAGATAGATTGTCATATTGTAAGAGAGAAGATTCAAACAGGTATGCTCAAAACTCTACATGTTGCTTCACAACATCAATTGGCTGATATACTTACCAATCCTCTCTTTCCTGATCAATTCAATTCTCTCATAGACAAGATGGGAATGTATAACATATACATTCCAtcttgagggggagtattaaAATTGATTACTGTGAAAACTTGCCTTCCTTGTTGAACAAGAAATATGCAAAGTTTGTTAGGTTGTTACAAGttagtggaatttttttattttgttatttttcattttctggaTGAGCTAGACTCTTCTCGATTGTTCCAAGCCTTCCTATATATGTTGCTACTGTACAATCAGTGAAGAAGGGAATCAAtgaattagttttatttctCTCTCAGGCCTTTGTTTGCCTTTCTTGCCAtttaccttttgtttttctattacATAGGAGAAGATGAACACAACTGTTGCAAGAGCATCCATAGTTGTTCCCAGATAAAAAAATGCCCAAGATTTTAGGTGCTTTTCAAGTCCCCTTATATTTTCCCTCGCCCCCTAGGATATGGCATTGTGtttgacttgtatgacttggaGAAGAACATCACCTCCATTGTTCATCATTGGAGGTCCTTCATCCAAATTAGATTTTTCTATACCTCTTAAAATTGAGTAGCTATTAATTTATCCCTTACAATAGTTTATGAATGATCTCATCTTTTCTTTAGAAGAATTACAAGTTGAAGTAAAGAAGACCAAGAACAGAGTGTTGGAATTTTGACAAGTATACAATAgtttaaaaaagaatgattcATAAACTAACATAgtggaaaaaatatttttaaatctacCGTTTTTGCTAAGtgggaaaaagaaattaaatttaaagtaaaaatagtCTCTTATGGGCAAaaatgtcttttgaagagatgaattttaaaaattctttaaaaaacaaaatttataggCTAAGATCGTCTCTCGAATAaaagatttctttttattatttttttagaaaagttcTAGACAAAAATCCTTTATGCAAAAAATGTGTTTTGAGGagatgagttttaaaaattctttaaaaaacaaaatttgtagGCTAAATTGGTCTCTTGAATAaaagatttctttttattattatttttttaaaaagtctaAAATTGTCTATTGAAGACACGatttcataaataataaaaaaataataaaaaaacaaaagaaaaagaaagaaataaaaggagttcttatttttaataatattttaattaataatatattttaataataaaattaatataaatatatgcattgtaatattaattaatttaagtttattatatttgatatattatttataattataatatttataaaagtataaattatatttagcatctactattaaaaaaatactattttatgtTGAGTTAAATATcgataacaaaaatattttgatctttatcaccaattttatttctaaattaatttaatgaattgtaactataaatagaaattagttttattttattttattttttatttataatataaataatacatattttaaattttgaaactttatctACTACTTTCTTGTTccttttaaatttcatattaaaacaaatctattatcaattttattttatttgagtttataaaaaataattttattacctatttatttttttagtttattaaatatatatatatatatatatatatatatatatttacaaaatgaataattttttatttttaaattaattttattagataaaatttaaaaataaaaatattattccttaatttaaaatttaacggtaaaaaaatagagaaaaataaattatttttaaattgattaatactcaaaaaattatttgtttcattttaaattgattaatattcaaaaaattatatctctTAAAGTTgacatttttattcaaaattaatttgttgaataataaattggtttatttttctatattttatttcttttactattaaattttaaatttaaaaaaaattattttaaagcttatctaataaaattaatttcaaaattaaaacgaaaaaaaaaaatcattcattttgtaaaaaataaaaaataaaaattactaaactaaaaaaggaaatttataataaatttattattttataaactcaattttcacctcaaattaataatagttttttttttcttaatttgaaagtgaaacaaacaaaaagtaatagataatatctaaaaattaaaatatttattatttatcttataaataaaaaataatataaaactaaattagTTTCTAGTTAGagttataattaataaaattaatttaatgataaaaattggagataaatataaaaatattttttaaatcaatatctaaattaatataaaatagcgttttttaaacataaaatgctaaacataatttatacttatatatatatatatatattagtattgataaataatatatcccaataattacaattatttttatatattaaatttaatagataaaattaattaattctataatacatatatttataataattatattattatacaAATGTTatgtgttttattatttttaatgatatttttaattaataatacaaTGCtacatcatttaaaaatatgaggtgatgaccaaaataattttttaattaatataaaattataaatataacttatacttttataaatattataattataataatatatcaataataataaacataaaatcaattaattttataatacatatatttataataattttattatttaaaaatattattagttaaaatattattaaaaataataaaacatggaaaaaaatttaattttttgaaatcatttgGAGAAGATTTcttcccttaattttttttttttttaagaaatcgTCTcctgattttctatttttttatttcctatatccaataatttttttaaaaaataaaaaataaataaaaatcatcttttgaagagactattttagtttgaattttttgtaaaatttttaaaaaaatttgaaaatactatttttacttagaacttaaaaataataataataataagaaatcgTGTCTAGAGACAATTTTagcttatatatattttgaaagaatttttagaaattatccCTTCAAGAATTGATTTTTGcatattacatatatatataaagaaaataaatatcttttgaagaaatgatttttaCTTCAATTCCAATCTCTCTTTCCTAATTGATAAAAACTACCAGTATTTTTTTCAGAGTAGCTTTCATGAGTTGTTAGGATGTGCTAGGAAGACTTTTGAACTGACTAACTGGCCCAAAAGACACGCCTGCTGGCTATTGTTATTTggattctctaattttttttttccaactttgGAACTATCCTCACGCGACTTGTTACCAGCTTTGGACACAAAGTCATATGGGCGTATAGACTCGTGGCCACCTTAGATATTGAAATCAAGCTTTGAGCAAAGTCATCACAGTCGGTCAGAACTGCAAGGAAGTTGGTTATGCTCCGGTATAAAATCAAAAAGTGGTATAAAAATCGAAAAGGCCAACAGAGGCCGTTTGATTCACTCCATCACCCTCCTCTTAGTTTGAGTGTCACGATTCAAGTCCCCATAATTGGGATCATTTACCATCCAATCAAGTCAAGAGTGAATTCACGGAGGACTACTTTGTTCTCACACGAGTACCAAGACTCCTATATAACCTTCAATGACATCTTATAGTGATTTGACAAGGGCATCTCTATCTCTGAGCGAAGTAGCTAACACCCATCCTTAAATCTCTTAAGAGGCAATGGACTATAAGGAAAGAAttaccttttataaaaatccTCTCAATCGTCCAATAGCTCATACATTGATATATAGAAACAGCCATCTCAACCGATCAACGGCTCACACACTGATCATAATTAGAACATCACATAATCACCTCCTTTGATTACGACTATAAATTATTCCACAAATGTAGCAGAAGGGCTCTTGTAGCAACTCTCTTTCCTTGCCAAAGTTAATAGGACATGTCATCAGTTACAACTTACAGCCACTGGtaggattgaaaataaaaatgcatacaGCCGATATTCAGGTGGTCCAGTTTCTGATTAGCACCAAATACTGAGTAACTTTCACAACTTGTCAGGATGTGCTAGGAAGACTTTTGGACTGACCAACCGGCCCAAATGACACGCCTGCGGGCTACTGTGATTTGGATTCTcattactttttccttttttttttctttctttttttttttttttttctttttttctcaaacttcTGAATTCTCTCCACGTGACTCAAATTTATATGGGTGTATAGACGTGTTTACACCTTAGATAATGAAATCAAGCTTTGAGAAAAGTCACCAAAGTCAGCCGGACCTGCATGGAAGTTGGTTATGCTCTCCGGGTATAAAAATCAAAAAGGGGATCTCCTTGAGCTTCAATGACTTCTTGTAATCCCTTACGGGCTAtggatataaggaaagaatcaTGTCATAAAGGGAAGAATACTCTCAGTCAACAAATAGCTCATACATTGCGATGAGGGAAGAATGATCTCAATCAATTAACTACTCACACACTGATCATAATTAGAGCATTACAGAGCCTTTTCAGTAAACGACTTGGGAGCTTTGcattattttcttggaattgaaGTGTTTCTCACTCAGTCCAAATACGTACTTGACTTGTTAAAACCAAGTAATACGGAACAAGCCAAAAGTTGCCCTACACTAGCAATTATGTGCCTACAGCTATTTAGTTCTAGTGGACCTAAGTTGAACAATGAGAAGTCGTATCAGAACACTGTAAGGGCATTACAATATCTCACAAATACTCAAGTAGAAATATCTTACattgtaattaaattaagtttttacATTGTCCCACCGATATGTATCGGAGAGGTTGTAAATGAGTTTTGACATACTTACATGGGAGTATTGATCGTGGTCTGCACAATCAATCAGCTTCTGGATTTAGTCTCACTAGCTTCTCAGATGCTAATTGGGCCAGTTGTGTCGATGAACGAAGGTCCACCAATGGCTTCTATGTTTTTCTTGGTCCTAACATTGTCTCATGGAGTTCACGTAAGAAAAAGGTTGTTGCAAGGTCCAACACTGAGTTGGGATACAAAGCATTGGCTCATGCGGCAATAGAGCTAGGTGACCTGGCTAAAAGAGCTACCAATCTAGTGTGATAAGATTGGGGTAGCTTGCATTGCTGCAAACCTAGTTGGACATGCTCGCACCAAACACATTGGAGCAGATGTCCATTCTGTATGTGACAAAGTGCTGCAGAAAGAGTGTATGCACCTACAAAAGATCAGGTAGCAGGTATACTAACAAAGCCCTTGTCTGTATCCCGGTTCATCGTCCTTAAGGTTGAGTTCAATGTGAAGGCGTCCCCGTTTCGCTTGAGATGGCGTTCTGGACAGAATGCTCCAGAACAAATTAGTTTCAGAGTTAGTTAAGGCTAGCTTTAAAAATTTCATACTTAGTTGAGGTTAGTTTTAGAATTAGATGAAAAACAGAATTAGTTAGGGTCTCCGACCAATTTGTAATCTTCTCtatataaaggaaaagagagaaagaagaaacagaggTCAGTTGTGTTTCTCTCATGCTGTGATTATATCTCTATGTTCTGCTCTGTTTTGCACTCTCAACATCTTATCTCCTGTGATGAACATCCTAACAGGCCCAGATTCAAGAGCCATGTTCATGCATgcattatataatatattaaattgtaATTGAAAGCTAAAACAACATGTTGAAGTTTTATGTGGAACAGTGCTAAACTTCAGATAATAGGtgcttttatataaaagaaactgTTTTCCTCCTTGAAGTTTTGTGtcaaatttacttttcttaTGTAAGGAACGAACAGATAAGTTCATACCTAATTCTGATGCAGCCATTCTTAAATAAAGCTCTTGTCCAATTTCAGCTATATCTATCAAATCAAATCACTAAACCAGGCAAAGCATCCACTTCCTTGTTTATATCTGAATTTGCATAAGCAGTATAAGAGCAGACGCTTGAGCCCCACCCAATGCCCTTGAGGTGAATCTCGTACCAGATTACTTTACAACCTGTCACTCATCTGATAATCTAGTGGAGTGGTCCTTTAATTCCATGCGCTCAAaatttagaaggcctcatgaTAACTGAGTTATTAGAAAGTTCATATGTAGACGCATcttcttttcattaaaaacagaAGCATATGCACAAACTGGGTTTGGTGTTAATTGAGGAAACCCAATAAATTGAACATCATTCCAATGTCAGAGCAAAATGTCATAGCTGAGCGATTCCTTAGAATTAGTTGTGGAAAGCCATTAGGATCGAGCCAATATATGAAATCACCTTTAATAGGAACCACCGTGCTCTTCCATGAGGATAGGAACCAATCCGGACCTGTCACTGTGTTTCTTCCAAATTTCATGCCTTGTAGAAGAGTATTGCAGGGATAATCAAAACTCTGCCAAAGAAGTTCTCTGGATCACTATCATCTCCAATTTTCATGACAAGattttcaaattccaaaagCTCAATATGTGGACCTTCTTCATGAATGGATTGCACTTGTGAATGGATAGAGTTCCCTGGTCCATGACCTTTAAAATTCCCGTTGAATTAGCTGATTGGGAACTATACCACTCTCCATAGACACTTCCCTGTATTAAATCCCTAAAGTCTGAATTTGTGGAAATACCTGGGCTGAAAAACCCCAGTTTAAGGCTGCCAACAGCTCCAGTGATTACCTCACTATCAATAAGGAGTTGATTTACTGTTGACTTACATAGAACAAGACAATTTTGGATGGTTGGGCATGATCAATCAATCAGTTTTCCTGGATGTATATTCTAGCACTAAGTGGCATATATTCCCTtcaattaaataacaaaatcaaTCCCAATTTACAGCTAGAATCTATGTAAATCTCACATGTCAGCACCACAGAATAATCAGGCACATTAGTTATTGCTTTTGGTTTCACTGATTTCTGTGAACTGTTTATATTAATAACCTCTTGTTCTTGATGCTGAAATGTTAGAaggtcatatttttcttttttcttttttctttttttgcattACTTGATTCTCACATATTAAAATAGAAATCTCATTAAATCATTCAAGAGAGAAACCAAAACCCTTTTTAGAAGAAATGAAAGATCAGCAAAAGATCAAAAACAGAGTCAAGGTTTCCCCTACAATCTGCAAGtaattagtatttttgaaaagaatagCTTCCATTATTTGGTCAACTTCTATTATTGAACTTATATACTATGAGTAACTatcattatccatacaaaaagTAGCAGCAAAGACTAATCACCTGACAGCATCTTATATGAGTCTTTTGTTGGAAGCTAAGCAGTGTGGTTGAGAAAAGTTGCCTAAAGTAGTTGAAGTCATAGGTCTAAAGACAACAAAACATCAACATGAAGCATCTTCTATCAAGCTTCCAACAGTGTGATGGTGGATTGAGTACCAGAGGAACAATTTCCTTCCATCATATTCATATCGGTGAAGAAATAAGGCTCTTTGGGCTGAGGTAGTGCACCCTCACTACCCAACATCAGAACCACAGAATGCATGCTTGGTCGATCCTCTGGGAAACGTTGCACACATAATAGACCCAAATTGATTGAGCATAGCACTTCAGATAGATTGCAGGTGTTCCCCATTGATGCATCAATAAATTCTGAAGACCTATCTTCCATAAAGAATGTCCATGCCTAGACAGTTTAAAAGAGGATCAACACTActtttatatattgaaataaGGAAATATTACCTAATACTTACATGCCCAAGAAGACTAAGGTCATGATACGGGTGGTTAAATCCTTTGTTTCTCTTCCCACTTACAATCTCTAAAACCAAAACACCAAAGCTAAAAACATCGGATTTTGTGGAATACAATCCTTCCCTTGCATACTCTGGAGACATATAACCTCTACAGGTAACAATAAAAGAAGGGGTTAAATTCACAAGCAATGGAGATAAAGACTTTATACATATCACTAAATATACTTACAATGTTCTAGCCACTCTTGTTGTGTTTGTTTCAATTTCATTTCCTCCAAAACTTCCTGTTATTCCGAAGTCTGAAATTTTGGGTATCATTTCATTATCTAGTAAAATGTTTTCTGCTTTGAGATCTCTATGGATTATCCGAAGTCTGGAATCCCGGTGAAGATAAAGAAGGCCTTGAGCAATCCCATTGATAATGAGGAAGCGCTTAGGCCAATCTAGCACCCTTCTTCGCATTTGAtctgtccatttttttttatcattcaagttaACCAATTCTATTAAATggattatttgaatataaatgaaaaatatttcaagaaacAAATCATTTCAAATTCCATGAGAGTTGTTTAGAGCAATGACATATGAAAACAAAAGTAACTATAATTGAAGCTCATTCTTAGTGATTAAAGAACATTGTCAAGGAGACACAAATAGATAGTGGATCTTAATGGTAGGGTTCAAAACCCctaactttttatataagagcCAAAATGTTAGAGAAAATAGGAGTAAGAAAGATTTTCTAGATAAATGCATCTATGCTTTATCTTGTCCCCAACAATTTTTCTTTGGGATTTGTTAAATCCAATGTAAATAAAGATTTTTCCAAGCATGCATaggagaggaaaaagaaaagagaagtcAATCGACTAGGCAAACAAACTATATAGCGGTTTTAGAGAgtcaaaccaaaaataaaaaggtcCAAGCTTTTGTTAGGCATGTGTTCATAGATCAACAATCTTTCTCTGCCATGAATGCAACATCCAAGAAGCTTTACAAGATTTCGGTGTTGAAGTTTTGCAATGGattcaacttcatttttgaactctTTTAATCCTTGTCTAGAAGTTTTTGACATCATCTTCACTGCTATTTCTTGTCCCTCTTGCAATATTCCCTGAAAACATCACATTCTTTTTATTATGCAAGCTTTGtagattaaaataaacttatcGATATTCAATACAAGGAGTCCTAAAGAAACTAGAGATACAAAAATGTTGGCACATACACTGGCTTCAAGACTTTAAAGCATATAGTGGCCTTGGTACATGTTGCTTCATTTAGATACTATGAGGATTGGGACGTCAACTACTTCTCAAGATGTTTAATTGTGTATCTATAATGTTTTATTAACTTGTAACTTGTCTTCTTGCCCAAAGGGCAAAGTATGACCATACCTTATAGACAGGTCCAAAACCACCCTCTCCAAGCTTATTGTCACTAGAAAAGTTATTAGTGGCATTTAATAATGTATCCAAGTCAAATAATGGTAACTCTAGATGCTCTTGGCCTTCATTGTTTTCACCTCCTTTTGAATTGTGTTCCATGTATGCTGCAAAATGGAGAATAGAATGAAGGATTAAAGAATTCACAAATATGGAATTTAGCCTATTTCCAAGCCTAAATCATTTCATTATTTCTAAAATCAAGTCAAGTCAATtcattcctcttttttttttattattattattattacgtAATCAGACAATGTGTAAAAGTACTTTTGACTAATACATATGGTGGTAAAAGCACTAAGATTTGTTACTTACCTTTTCTCTTTGGttgtttcttccttttcttgagCACATACAAGGTCAGGACTAGACTTAAAAGAACTATTCCTGTAATTGATATAGAGATGATAATGacctgttttttcttcttcttggagCTGCTATTTATGCTTGAAGAAGCTTCTTGacacaaaaggaaagaaattaagAAGGAAAGCCAGGAAATGTAACAGAAAAAC
Protein-coding regions in this window:
- the LOC132253409 gene encoding G-type lectin S-receptor-like serine/threonine-protein kinase At4g27290 isoform X4, whose protein sequence is MDSLTTVAVIFSYVLSLLRISVAVDTIIVNQNITDGETITSAGGSFELGFFSPGNSKNRYLGIWYKKASKKPVVWVANRESPITDSSGVLKVTQPGILVLVNGTNGILWNSTSSRSAQDPNAQLLESGNLVMRNGNDRDPENFLWQSFDYPCDTLLPGMKLGRNRVAGLDRYLSSWKSADDPSKAQRSIWTDKKNEWTLYSTAQRDQCDNYAICGVNGICKIDQSPNCECMKGFRPKFQSNWDMEDWSNGCVRSTPLDCQKGDGFVKYSGVKLPDTRSSWFNESMNLKECASLCLSNCSCTAYANSDIRGGGSGCLLWFGDLIDIRDFTENGQEFYVRMAAADLEASSSINSSSKKKKKQVIIISISITGIVLLSLVLTLYVLKKRKKQPKRKAYMEHNSKGGENNEGQEHLELPLFDLDTLLNATNNFSSDNKLGEGGFGPVYKGILQEGQEIAVKMMSKTSRQGLKEFKNEVESIAKLQHRNLVKLLGCCIHGRERLLIYEHMPNKSLDLFIFDQMRRRVLDWPKRFLIINGIAQGLLYLHRDSRLRIIHRDLKAENILLDNEMIPKISDFGITGSFGGNEIETNTTRVARTLGYMSPEYAREGLYSTKSDVFSFGVLVLEIVSGKRNKGFNHPYHDLSLLGHAWTFFMEDRSSEFIDASMGNTCNLSEVLCSINLGLLCVQRFPEDRPSMHSVVLMLGSEGALPQPKEPYFFTDMNMMEGNCSSGTQSTITLLEA
- the LOC132253409 gene encoding G-type lectin S-receptor-like serine/threonine-protein kinase At4g27290 isoform X5, translated to MDSLTTVAVIFSYVLSLLRISVAVDTIIVNQNITDGETITSAGGSFELGFFSPGNSKNRYLGIWYKKASKKPVVWVANRESPITDSSGVLKVTQPGILVLVNGTNGILWNSTSSRSAQDPNAQLLESGNLVMRNGNDRDPENFLWQSFDYPCDTLLPGMKLGRNRVAGLDRYLSSWKSADDPSKAQRSIWTDKKNEWTLYSTAQRDQCDNYAICGVNGICKIDQSPNCECMKGFRPKFQSNWDMEDWSNGCVRSTPLDCQKGDGFVKYSGVKLPDTRSSWFNESMNLKECASLCLSNCSCTAYANSDIRGGGSGCLLWFGDLIDIRDFTENGQEFYVRMAAADLASSSINSSSKKKKKQVIIISISITGIVLLSLVLTLYVLKKRKKQPKRKAYMEHNSKGGENNEGQEHLELPLFDLDTLLNATNNFSSDNKLGEGGFGPVYKGILQEGQEIAVKMMSKTSRQGLKEFKNEVESIAKLQHRNLVKLLGCCIHGRERLLIYEHMPNKSLDLFIFDQMRRRVLDWPKRFLIINGIAQGLLYLHRDSRLRIIHRDLKAENILLDNEMIPKISDFGITGSFGGNEIETNTTRVARTLGYMSPEYAREGLYSTKSDVFSFGVLVLEIVSGKRNKGFNHPYHDLSLLGHAWTFFMEDRSSEFIDASMGNTCNLSEVLCSINLGLLCVQRFPEDRPSMHSVVLMLGSEGALPQPKEPYFFTDMNMMEGNCSSGTQSTITLLEA